From the genome of Phyllostomus discolor isolate MPI-MPIP mPhyDis1 chromosome 12, mPhyDis1.pri.v3, whole genome shotgun sequence, one region includes:
- the LOC114510828 gene encoding carcinoembryonic antigen-related cell adhesion molecule 21-like, whose translation MTKLGILPQNKAQCTVSLLNHWCTHTAAQFSIVPTNAAAGTTVSLRLRNRPLDVTSFVWYRGEGANLYNKIATFDVYENTQVRGPAYSGRERIICDGRLILTNVTLNDTGNYTVEVYPEDSAREVRFGQLHVYELVRMPTLLASNIINTDNKDIVVLTCNTDEVSIQWSFNGMNLQLSETRKLSEDHRSLTIDPVQREDVGYYQCEASNPVSSAESWALELHLPHE comes from the exons aTGACCAAACTAGGCATCTTGCCCCAGAATAAAGCTCAGTGCACAG tctCTCTATTAAACCACTGGTGCACACACACTGCTGCCCAATTCTCTATTGTGCCGACCAATGCTGCTGCAGGGACAACTGTGAGCCTACGTCTCCGCAACAGACCTCTCGATGTTACAAGCTTCGTATGGTACAGGGGAGAAGGGGCAAACCTCTATAACAAAATTGCAACTTTTGATGTATACGAAAACACACAGGTGAGAGGGCCTGCGTACAGTGGACGAGAGAGAATAATCTGTGATGGAAGATTGATATTAACAAATGTTACCCTGAATGACACAGGAAACTACACTGTAGAGGTCTACCCTGAAGATTCAGCAAGAGAAGTAAGGTTTGGACAGCTTCATGTATATG agctTGTGAGAATGCCCACCCTCCTAGCCAGCAACatcataaacacagacaataaGGATATTGTGGTCTTGACCTGCAACACAGATGAAGTGTCAATCCAGTGGTCATTCAATGGCATGAATCTGCAGCTCTCAGAGACAAGGAAGCTGTCTGAGGACCACAGAAGCCTCACCATAGACCCCGTCCAGAGGGAGGATGTTGGTTATTACCAGTGTGAAGCCTCCAACCCCGTCAGTTCTGCTGAAAGTTGGGCCCTCGAGCTGCATTTGCCACATGAATGA